A genomic segment from Roseibium algicola encodes:
- a CDS encoding chaperone NapD, which yields MSTTVHIASLLVHARTEAISDVERDILALGGAEIAHSDDQGRLIVTLETANEAEIVQALTDIQLLTGVVSASLVYHQTDGAPEATPTSLQGDTQ from the coding sequence ATGAGCACAACAGTCCACATAGCCAGTCTTCTCGTTCATGCGCGGACAGAGGCGATATCCGATGTCGAGCGGGACATTCTTGCGCTCGGCGGCGCCGAGATCGCCCATTCCGATGATCAGGGACGCCTGATCGTGACACTGGAAACCGCGAACGAAGCGGAAATCGTACAGGCCCTCACGGATATCCAGCTGCTCACCGGCGTTGTGAGCGCATCCCTTGTTTACCACCAGACAGACGGTGCGCCCGAGGCGACACCGACCTCCCTTCAAGGAGACACACAATGA
- the napA gene encoding periplasmic nitrate reductase subunit alpha yields MSGISRRDVIKAQAVAAAAAAAGLPVPAAAQNLVTHAHLTDLKWSKAACRFCGTGCSIMVATKAGRVVATHGDAEAEVNRGLNCVKGYFLSKIMYGKDRLTTPLLRKKNGKFDKDGDFEPVSWDEAFDIMAEKWKATLKAKGPKAVGMFGSGQWTVWEGYAASKLMKAGFRSNNIDPNARHCMASAVVGFIRAFGIDEPMGCYDDFENADAFVLWGSNMAEMHPILWTRIADRRLSHPHVKVAVLSTFEHRSFDLADIPGVFVPQTDLIIANYIANHIIQSGAVNEEFVSNHVNFRKGAQDIGYGLRPENPLEAAAANAGSGDSEPMSLEEFAEFVKPYTLDFAAEKSGVSRERLQQIAELYADPDTKVMSLWTMGVNQHTRGVWMNNLIYNIHLLTGKIAQPGNSPFSLTGQPSACGTAREVGTFAHRLPADLVVSNPEHRATAEKIWKLPAGTVPEWIGAHAVLQNRKLKDGEINCYWVQVNNNMQAAPNMMEEGLPGYRNPENFIVVSDAYPTVTAEAADLVLPTAMWVEKEGAYGNAERRTQFWHQLVDAPEGAMSDLWQLVEFSKRFTTDEVWPPELLADNPDYKGKTLYEVLFENGNVNAFPNSERAEDYENRESDEFGFYIQKGLFEEYAQFGRGHGHDLADFDTYHQVRGLRWPVVDGKETRWRYNGKYDPYVKEGAAFDFYGKPDGKAVAFALPFEPPAESPDEEYPFWLSTGRVLEHWHSGSMTQRVPELYKAVPDALCYMHPDDAEALGLRRGAEVRIKSRRGEILTRVETRGRNKPPKGLIFVPWFDARQLINKVTLDATDPLSKQTDFKKCAVRVEAV; encoded by the coding sequence ATGAGCGGAATAAGCAGACGTGATGTCATCAAGGCGCAGGCTGTGGCGGCCGCCGCCGCGGCAGCGGGACTACCGGTGCCTGCGGCCGCACAGAACCTTGTTACCCATGCGCATTTGACTGACCTGAAGTGGTCCAAGGCAGCCTGCCGCTTCTGCGGCACCGGCTGCTCCATCATGGTCGCGACCAAGGCTGGACGCGTGGTTGCAACCCACGGCGACGCTGAAGCGGAGGTGAACCGGGGCCTCAACTGCGTCAAGGGCTACTTCCTGTCGAAGATCATGTACGGCAAGGACAGGCTGACGACACCGCTCCTGCGCAAGAAGAACGGCAAGTTCGACAAGGACGGCGACTTCGAACCGGTGTCCTGGGACGAAGCGTTCGATATCATGGCCGAGAAATGGAAGGCAACACTGAAGGCCAAGGGCCCGAAGGCTGTCGGAATGTTCGGCTCGGGCCAATGGACGGTCTGGGAGGGGTATGCGGCTTCCAAGCTGATGAAAGCCGGCTTCCGCTCCAACAATATCGACCCCAACGCTCGCCACTGCATGGCGTCAGCGGTCGTCGGGTTCATCCGTGCCTTCGGCATTGACGAGCCCATGGGCTGCTACGACGACTTTGAAAACGCCGACGCCTTTGTGCTCTGGGGCTCCAACATGGCCGAGATGCACCCGATCCTGTGGACCAGGATCGCCGACCGGCGCCTCAGCCATCCCCATGTCAAGGTTGCCGTGCTTTCCACCTTCGAACATCGCAGCTTCGATCTGGCGGACATTCCCGGCGTATTCGTTCCCCAGACGGACCTGATCATCGCCAATTATATTGCGAACCACATCATCCAGTCCGGCGCGGTGAACGAGGAGTTCGTGTCAAACCACGTCAATTTCCGGAAGGGCGCACAGGACATCGGCTATGGCTTGCGACCGGAAAATCCGCTTGAAGCCGCTGCAGCGAATGCCGGCAGCGGCGATTCCGAGCCGATGTCTCTCGAGGAATTCGCCGAATTCGTGAAACCCTATACTCTGGATTTTGCAGCGGAGAAGTCCGGAGTTTCAAGGGAGCGGCTTCAGCAGATCGCTGAGCTGTACGCAGATCCGGACACCAAGGTGATGTCCCTTTGGACCATGGGCGTCAACCAGCATACCCGCGGTGTGTGGATGAACAACCTCATCTACAATATCCACCTGTTGACCGGTAAAATTGCCCAGCCCGGCAATTCCCCCTTTTCCCTGACCGGCCAGCCGTCTGCCTGCGGCACCGCCCGCGAAGTCGGCACCTTCGCTCACCGCCTGCCTGCCGACCTCGTGGTTTCAAATCCGGAGCACCGGGCAACAGCCGAAAAGATCTGGAAACTGCCGGCAGGAACCGTTCCTGAATGGATCGGTGCACATGCCGTTCTGCAGAACCGGAAACTCAAGGACGGCGAAATCAACTGCTACTGGGTGCAGGTCAACAACAACATGCAGGCCGCCCCGAACATGATGGAAGAAGGCCTGCCCGGATATCGCAATCCGGAAAACTTCATCGTCGTTTCCGATGCCTACCCAACTGTGACGGCAGAAGCCGCCGACCTTGTGCTGCCAACCGCAATGTGGGTGGAAAAGGAAGGTGCCTACGGCAACGCCGAGCGCCGCACCCAGTTCTGGCACCAGCTCGTCGACGCACCGGAAGGGGCGATGTCCGACCTGTGGCAGCTGGTTGAATTTTCCAAACGTTTCACAACAGACGAAGTCTGGCCGCCCGAGCTTCTGGCCGACAATCCCGATTACAAGGGAAAGACGCTGTACGAAGTTCTATTCGAAAACGGCAATGTCAACGCCTTCCCCAACAGCGAACGGGCGGAAGACTACGAGAACCGCGAATCCGACGAGTTCGGCTTCTACATCCAGAAAGGCCTGTTTGAGGAATATGCCCAGTTCGGCCGCGGACATGGCCACGACCTGGCGGATTTCGACACCTACCACCAGGTGCGCGGGCTCCGTTGGCCCGTGGTGGACGGCAAGGAAACCCGCTGGCGCTACAACGGCAAATACGACCCTTATGTGAAAGAGGGAGCGGCGTTCGACTTCTATGGGAAACCGGACGGCAAGGCTGTTGCCTTCGCCTTGCCCTTTGAACCGCCCGCGGAAAGCCCGGATGAGGAGTATCCCTTCTGGCTGTCCACCGGCCGGGTTCTGGAGCACTGGCACTCCGGATCGATGACGCAGCGCGTACCTGAACTCTACAAGGCCGTGCCCGATGCCCTCTGCTACATGCATCCGGACGATGCCGAGGCTCTAGGCCTGAGGCGCGGTGCGGAAGTGCGCATCAAATCCAGACGTGGGGAAATTCTCACCCGCGTCGAAACCAGAGGCCGCAACAAACCGCCCAAGGGGCTGATTTTCGTGCCCTGGTTCGATGCCCGCCAGTTGATCAACAAGGTCACGCTGGACGCGACCGATCCGCTGTCGAAGCAGACCGATTTCAAGAAATGCGCCGTGCGCGTAGAAGCAGTGTGA
- the napF gene encoding ferredoxin-type protein NapF, protein MSPDPHFSASRRAFLKLPSQPEIQRLRPPWTDEALVAARCTSCNACTEACPESILRPDDTGRPEVIFDGGECTFCGKCADACAQDVFETKRTPAWPMKAEFQPGCLQDHGIACQVCRDICPTSAIRIDLTKRPFGQLRIETDACTGCGACLPVCPQDALAIVHPKEDAQTA, encoded by the coding sequence AGAGCATTCCTGAAACTGCCCAGCCAACCGGAGATCCAGAGACTTCGCCCACCCTGGACGGACGAAGCTCTTGTTGCCGCACGTTGCACAAGCTGTAACGCCTGCACCGAAGCTTGCCCTGAATCCATCTTGAGGCCGGACGACACCGGGCGGCCGGAAGTTATTTTCGACGGCGGCGAATGTACTTTCTGCGGCAAATGCGCAGATGCCTGCGCACAGGACGTCTTTGAAACGAAGCGCACGCCGGCCTGGCCGATGAAGGCTGAATTTCAGCCGGGTTGCCTGCAGGATCATGGCATTGCCTGCCAGGTGTGCCGGGATATCTGCCCCACTTCGGCAATCCGCATAGATCTCACCAAACGCCCCTTTGGCCAGCTTCGCATCGAAACAGATGCCTGCACGGGCTGCGGAGCCTGTCTCCCAGTCTGTCCGCAGGATGCACTGGCCATTGTCCATCCCAAAGAGGATGCCCAGACAGCATGA
- a CDS encoding nitrate reductase cytochrome c-type subunit, with protein sequence MKRFAIGLACAALLVAAAAAAAQEHIATMRPATPLAENGTPAPMPKPVNSDIRQVRNYPEQPPLIPHTIEGYQIDKNSNKCLSCHSRTAIEVSQAPMVSITHFMNRDNQFLASVTPRRYFCNQCHVPQTDARPLVENDFVDVDEVLEYVKSKEGAK encoded by the coding sequence ATGAAACGCTTTGCAATCGGCCTTGCCTGCGCCGCCCTGTTGGTTGCCGCAGCTGCCGCAGCCGCCCAGGAACACATCGCCACCATGCGCCCCGCAACGCCGTTGGCGGAAAACGGGACGCCTGCCCCGATGCCAAAGCCGGTGAACTCCGACATTCGCCAGGTGCGGAACTATCCCGAGCAGCCACCGCTTATCCCTCACACGATCGAGGGCTATCAGATCGACAAGAACTCCAACAAGTGCCTGAGCTGTCATTCCCGTACAGCCATTGAAGTCAGCCAGGCGCCAATGGTGTCGATCACGCATTTCATGAACCGGGACAACCAGTTCCTGGCGTCCGTCACGCCCCGGCGGTACTTCTGCAATCAGTGCCACGTGCCGCAGACCGACGCCCGGCCTCTGGTCGAGAACGACTTTGTCGATGTCGATGAAGTGCTCGAATATGTGAAATCCAAAGAGGGGGCCAAATGA